One genomic region from Reichenbachiella ulvae encodes:
- a CDS encoding tetratricopeptide repeat protein, translating to MIKLLTIWLLLGLGTGDNDISKINSLKKQGEEAYKAKKYVDALMTFSMLVDSMGVEDEGVIMNLAHCYARIDQKDKAERHYQKLILSKDKQTQSIAYQQLGALSNNPNTLEKALSFFKSALKADPTNEDARYNYELIKKKLDQQKDQNQDQNQDNQDQQNEDENKEDQDQQDQEDQQQGDDQKQENQEGQENQENQENQDQQDQKSKQDQEGKEGEDQQEQQQEGEQGEEGEQKEQQQQQGEQGEKEEAKEQQQSQQQDGEKGEEDEKGQNMSSTSQKLEEMNISEEKAQMILEALKNSEIQYIQQNRRKPTQKQDNGKPDW from the coding sequence ATGATAAAGCTACTCACGATATGGCTCTTGCTCGGACTAGGTACTGGTGACAATGACATCTCCAAAATCAACAGCCTGAAAAAACAGGGTGAAGAGGCATACAAAGCAAAAAAATATGTCGATGCATTGATGACATTTTCTATGCTGGTTGACTCCATGGGCGTAGAAGATGAGGGTGTGATCATGAACCTGGCCCACTGCTATGCCCGAATCGATCAGAAAGACAAAGCAGAACGCCATTATCAGAAACTGATCCTATCCAAGGACAAACAAACCCAATCCATCGCTTATCAGCAATTAGGTGCACTATCTAATAACCCTAACACGCTAGAAAAGGCATTGAGTTTCTTCAAATCTGCCTTAAAAGCAGATCCAACTAACGAAGATGCGCGCTATAACTACGAGCTGATCAAAAAGAAACTGGATCAACAAAAAGATCAAAACCAGGATCAGAATCAGGACAACCAAGATCAGCAAAACGAAGACGAAAACAAGGAAGATCAAGATCAACAGGATCAGGAAGACCAACAACAAGGAGACGATCAGAAGCAAGAGAACCAGGAAGGTCAGGAAAACCAGGAGAATCAAGAAAATCAGGACCAGCAGGATCAAAAAAGCAAACAGGACCAGGAAGGTAAAGAGGGCGAAGATCAGCAGGAACAACAGCAAGAAGGAGAACAAGGAGAAGAGGGAGAACAAAAGGAACAGCAACAGCAACAAGGTGAGCAGGGCGAAAAAGAAGAAGCCAAAGAGCAACAACAGAGCCAGCAGCAGGATGGTGAGAAAGGCGAGGAAGATGAAAAGGGACAAAACATGTCCAGTACTTCTCAGAAACTAGAGGAGATGAATATCTCCGAAGAAAAAGCCCAAATGATCCTTGAGGCATTGAAAAACAGCGAGATTCAATACATCCAACAAAACCGTCGCAAGCCTACCCAAAAGCAGGACAATGGCAAGCCGGATTGGTAA
- a CDS encoding type II toxin-antitoxin system RelE family toxin, producing MEVQFLNKFSKDLDKIKQPKDKTALLNLIKDVKAAESLRDIPSIKKLAGFQDAYRIRVGQLRVGIFISEEKSIIQFARVAFRKDIYNILP from the coding sequence ATGGAGGTTCAGTTTCTCAACAAATTCAGTAAGGACCTCGACAAGATTAAACAACCAAAGGACAAAACTGCTTTATTAAACTTAATAAAGGATGTTAAGGCTGCAGAGTCCCTCAGAGATATACCCAGTATTAAAAAGCTTGCGGGATTCCAAGATGCTTATAGAATTAGAGTGGGACAACTTAGAGTTGGGATATTTATATCGGAAGAAAAATCCATTATTCAGTTTGCCAGAGTAGCTTTTAGAAAAGACATATATAACATCCTTCCTTAG
- a CDS encoding putative phage abortive infection protein, whose product MSNQKSPFKSYFVIFLGICTIISILIGFVIIYYAFTQVKNLDLTAQQDLSTLSMIGEFFGGAVGPIWSLAGVILFYLALIYQRKELELQREELYESRKIMDSQSKTIEIQQFENTFFQLLEFHLSASKRIEMREDGNGFAQMYKDFTKAVNDTKKRRKKDGSSEILDADAFETSFRQVYDSYRNTMSHYMESYKSLLFLVEQKSGDPSFYINIIKPHLTEQEVLVQFYYLITFDKDPKFMEVVEKYGLFERLNFRSVQAIDKLHIEELKDTAYQPTHKAIVAGQEAKNIEEK is encoded by the coding sequence ATGAGTAACCAGAAGTCTCCTTTTAAGTCCTATTTCGTCATCTTTTTAGGGATATGTACGATCATTTCTATTCTCATAGGATTTGTGATTATCTATTATGCTTTCACTCAGGTAAAAAACCTGGATTTGACGGCTCAGCAGGACCTCAGTACCCTAAGTATGATAGGGGAGTTCTTTGGTGGGGCAGTAGGGCCTATCTGGTCGTTGGCAGGGGTGATTCTATTCTACCTGGCCTTGATCTACCAAAGAAAAGAGCTTGAGCTACAGCGCGAGGAACTTTACGAGTCACGCAAGATCATGGACAGCCAGTCCAAGACCATTGAGATTCAGCAGTTCGAAAACACTTTCTTTCAGTTGCTGGAGTTTCATCTTTCAGCTTCTAAGCGGATAGAGATGCGTGAGGATGGCAATGGCTTTGCACAGATGTACAAGGACTTTACCAAGGCTGTGAATGATACCAAGAAACGCAGGAAGAAAGACGGAAGCTCAGAGATACTGGATGCTGATGCCTTTGAGACGAGTTTCAGACAGGTCTACGACAGTTATCGAAATACCATGTCACACTACATGGAGAGCTACAAATCTTTGCTCTTCCTGGTGGAGCAGAAAAGCGGTGATCCATCCTTTTATATCAACATCATCAAGCCACACTTGACTGAACAAGAGGTTTTGGTACAGTTCTACTACCTCATTACATTCGATAAAGATCCGAAGTTCATGGAAGTGGTAGAGAAATACGGCTTGTTCGAGCGATTGAATTTCCGATCTGTACAGGCCATCGACAAACTACACATCGAAGAGCTAAAAGACACGGCATATCAGCCTACACACAAGGCGATAGTTGCGGGGCAGGAAGCGAAAAATATAGAAGAAAAATAA
- a CDS encoding glutathione peroxidase, with the protein MKTLVLTLMFSAIIGAGSSPFYDFKVRALDSEEVIDFSSFKGKKVLVVNVASKCGYTPQYEDLQALSEKYADQLVVLGMPCDQFAGQELDVESAIKNFCTEEFQVTFPMTTVIEVKGNNQHPVYSFLTQKDKNGLDDFKVKWNFNKFLLDENGKLIAYFPSGVEPMSEEITKYLK; encoded by the coding sequence ATGAAAACACTTGTATTGACATTGATGTTCAGCGCGATAATTGGCGCAGGCTCTTCTCCATTTTATGATTTCAAAGTACGAGCTTTGGATAGCGAGGAGGTGATCGACTTTTCGAGTTTCAAAGGCAAAAAAGTGCTGGTAGTGAATGTGGCCTCCAAGTGTGGCTATACGCCGCAGTACGAAGATCTGCAGGCTCTGTCAGAGAAGTATGCCGATCAATTGGTGGTTTTGGGTATGCCTTGCGATCAGTTTGCCGGGCAGGAGCTAGATGTAGAGTCAGCAATCAAAAACTTCTGTACTGAGGAGTTTCAGGTGACCTTCCCGATGACCACTGTGATCGAGGTAAAAGGAAATAACCAACATCCTGTTTACTCTTTCCTGACTCAGAAAGACAAGAATGGCCTGGATGATTTCAAGGTGAAGTGGAATTTCAACAAATTCCTTTTGGATGAAAATGGTAAGTTGATTGCCTATTTTCCATCAGGTGTAGAGCCTATGAGCGAAGAAATAACCAAGTATCTGAAATAA
- a CDS encoding M14 family metallopeptidase, with product MRIKSFSFLLTFLVSYALQAQDILPPVIDWSGKSEALMVDKNHPWVTPSELSDLSETPDYEETKAWLEKLCAASPWMKMISLGKSEQNRELLMVIASKEENTSAEALRSSKKAILLAQAGIHAGEIDGKDAGLMLLRDIAFGDKGKLLDKVNLLFIPMLNVDGHERISPYNRVNQRGPVNMGWRTNAQNLNLNRDYAKLETAGVQAVVSVINDYDPDLYLDLHVTDGADYQFDITYGWAEGYSPASSQWLSEVFQPAMDQALTDMGHIPGPLMFSFNNRDFSEGNTEFEFSPRFSETYGNSRNTPSILVENHSLKPYKQRVLGTYVFLEQSMRALAQSNKQLTKAMDQDRAARRDSIVLAYTLSESMADSMLLKGIKPEMKPSQIRAGEYISWTAEPYEEKIVIRRMNDPLKKVALPKAYWVPAEWKTIIAKLKAHGIEMEEITETKEIAVDQYYIESFEMAAMPYEGHVRCGSFELETLQQNIVYQPGSVRVPMDQYKAALIALLLEPDSPDSFLQWGFMHSIFSRTEYIEEYVIEPLAEKMLAEDAELKKKFEAKKAADPAFAQSQEQIYRWFYEQSPYFDQAWKKYPIAREM from the coding sequence ATGCGAATCAAAAGCTTCTCTTTCCTTCTTACATTTCTTGTTTCTTATGCGCTTCAGGCCCAGGATATTTTGCCTCCTGTGATTGACTGGTCAGGCAAAAGTGAAGCGCTGATGGTAGACAAAAATCATCCCTGGGTCACACCCAGCGAGCTGAGCGATCTGTCCGAAACCCCTGACTATGAAGAGACCAAGGCCTGGCTCGAGAAGCTGTGTGCGGCCTCTCCCTGGATGAAAATGATTTCTCTGGGCAAAAGCGAACAGAACCGCGAATTGCTGATGGTGATTGCCAGCAAGGAAGAAAATACCAGTGCGGAGGCATTGAGATCCAGTAAGAAGGCCATCCTATTGGCTCAGGCGGGGATTCATGCCGGAGAGATCGATGGCAAAGATGCCGGTCTGATGCTGCTCAGAGACATAGCTTTTGGCGACAAAGGAAAGCTGCTCGACAAAGTCAATCTGCTTTTTATCCCCATGCTGAATGTGGATGGGCACGAGCGTATCTCTCCCTACAACCGAGTGAACCAGCGCGGACCGGTCAACATGGGCTGGCGTACCAATGCTCAAAACCTGAATCTGAATCGTGACTATGCGAAGCTGGAGACGGCTGGCGTGCAGGCGGTAGTGTCCGTAATCAACGACTATGATCCTGACCTTTACCTCGATTTACATGTGACGGATGGGGCCGATTACCAGTTCGATATCACTTATGGATGGGCCGAGGGCTATTCGCCAGCTAGCTCGCAGTGGCTCAGCGAAGTGTTTCAGCCGGCCATGGATCAGGCCCTGACAGACATGGGACATATACCGGGACCTCTGATGTTCTCTTTCAACAACCGTGACTTCAGCGAAGGAAATACCGAATTCGAATTCAGTCCGCGCTTCTCCGAGACCTATGGCAACTCGAGAAACACGCCGAGTATCCTCGTAGAGAATCATTCGCTGAAGCCCTACAAGCAGCGGGTGCTGGGTACCTATGTGTTTCTGGAGCAGTCGATGCGCGCCCTGGCCCAGAGCAACAAACAACTCACCAAAGCCATGGATCAAGACCGAGCGGCGAGAAGGGACTCTATCGTGCTGGCCTATACCCTGAGTGAATCCATGGCTGACTCCATGCTACTAAAGGGAATCAAGCCCGAAATGAAGCCTTCGCAGATCAGAGCAGGGGAGTACATCAGCTGGACCGCCGAGCCTTATGAAGAAAAGATCGTGATCCGCCGCATGAACGATCCCCTCAAGAAAGTGGCCTTGCCCAAAGCCTATTGGGTGCCAGCAGAATGGAAGACTATCATCGCCAAATTGAAGGCTCACGGCATAGAGATGGAGGAGATCACAGAGACCAAAGAAATAGCAGTAGATCAATACTACATCGAATCTTTTGAGATGGCGGCTATGCCCTACGAGGGGCATGTGAGATGTGGCAGCTTCGAGCTGGAGACCTTGCAGCAAAACATCGTCTATCAGCCGGGCTCCGTTCGTGTACCGATGGATCAGTACAAGGCTGCTTTGATTGCACTGCTGCTGGAGCCAGATTCTCCGGATAGTTTCTTGCAGTGGGGATTCATGCACAGCATATTCTCCCGTACAGAGTACATCGAGGAGTATGTGATCGAACCATTGGCCGAAAAGATGCTGGCGGAGGATGCCGAGTTGAAGAAGAAATTCGAAGCGAAGAAGGCCGCTGATCCGGCATTTGCTCAGTCTCAGGAGCAGATCTACCGTTGGTTTTACGAGCAATCACCCTATTTCGATCAGGCCTGGAAGAAATACCCCATCGCCCGAGAGATGTGA
- a CDS encoding DUF808 domain-containing protein, with protein MASGIIALLDDIGTLMDDVAAMSKVAGQKTAGILGDDLAVNAEKASGFVSTRELPVLWAITKGSLLNKAIILPIAFLLSAFLPSAVTVILIIGGFYLAYEGAEKIYEFFVPHAHQGERVSAIDISKEDQRVLEKKKVKSAIVTDFILSVEIIIIALGSVPEEPLQIQIPVVTAIALLATVGVYGIVALIVRMDDFGLHLINLNEETDSFSDKVGRFFVSALPKVVKSLSVIGTIALMLVSGGLFVHNLGFVHHWEELLPLPGIAFEFLVGLLFGFVVLFVVMGGQKLWTAIRR; from the coding sequence ATGGCCTCAGGAATAATTGCACTACTGGATGATATAGGAACATTGATGGACGATGTGGCGGCTATGAGCAAAGTGGCTGGCCAAAAGACCGCCGGTATTTTGGGAGATGACCTGGCAGTGAATGCGGAGAAAGCTTCAGGCTTTGTCTCGACGCGCGAGCTGCCGGTGCTATGGGCCATCACCAAAGGCTCCCTGCTGAACAAGGCGATCATTCTGCCTATTGCGTTTCTGCTTAGCGCCTTCTTGCCCTCTGCTGTTACCGTTATCTTGATCATCGGTGGGTTCTATTTGGCCTACGAAGGAGCGGAGAAAATCTACGAGTTTTTCGTGCCACATGCGCATCAGGGCGAGCGTGTATCCGCCATCGATATCAGCAAAGAAGACCAAAGGGTCCTGGAGAAGAAGAAGGTGAAGTCGGCAATTGTTACTGACTTTATCTTATCGGTGGAGATCATCATCATTGCCCTGGGTTCTGTGCCTGAGGAGCCTTTGCAGATTCAAATCCCCGTGGTTACTGCTATTGCTTTGCTGGCCACTGTGGGTGTATATGGTATAGTAGCTCTGATCGTACGCATGGATGATTTCGGCCTTCACCTGATCAATCTCAATGAGGAGACCGATAGCTTTTCTGACAAGGTGGGACGGTTTTTTGTCAGTGCCTTGCCCAAAGTAGTCAAGAGCTTGTCTGTGATCGGTACCATCGCCTTGATGCTCGTGTCTGGCGGTCTCTTTGTTCACAATCTGGGCTTTGTACATCACTGGGAGGAGTTGCTGCCGCTTCCAGGTATTGCCTTCGAGTTTTTAGTTGGACTATTGTTTGGTTTTGTTGTGCTCTTCGTGGTGATGGGCGGACAAAAATTATGGACGGCCATCCGTCGATAA
- a CDS encoding class I SAM-dependent methyltransferase: MSEFWEAAFSSNEKMWGENPTDNSRKVLELFRKHPVRSVLIPGFGYGRNAKVFYEAGMEVSGIEISQTAIARARKYFGEEVILHHGSVADMPFDEARFDAIYCYSLIHLLDPAGRAKLIADSYSQLLPDGLMVFVALSTRDVRYGVGDEIAPHTYLSPHGLQLYFYDEAAIEDAFGNYNIIDRKAINEPEDKPTEKHWMVVCQKTAS, from the coding sequence ATGAGCGAATTTTGGGAAGCGGCTTTTAGTAGCAATGAAAAAATGTGGGGCGAAAACCCAACGGACAACTCCAGGAAGGTGCTAGAGTTGTTTAGGAAACATCCTGTCCGGAGTGTCTTGATCCCGGGTTTTGGATATGGCAGAAATGCCAAGGTCTTTTATGAAGCAGGAATGGAGGTATCGGGCATAGAAATATCCCAAACCGCTATCGCAAGAGCCAGAAAATATTTTGGGGAGGAAGTGATCCTACACCACGGGTCGGTGGCGGATATGCCTTTTGACGAGGCGCGATTCGACGCGATCTACTGCTATTCTCTCATTCATCTTTTGGACCCGGCGGGCAGAGCCAAACTAATCGCAGATAGCTACTCCCAACTGCTGCCCGATGGACTGATGGTCTTTGTGGCCCTGTCGACCCGAGATGTGCGCTATGGTGTAGGAGACGAAATAGCCCCCCATACCTACCTATCTCCCCATGGGTTGCAGTTGTATTTTTATGACGAGGCTGCAATCGAAGACGCGTTTGGGAATTACAACATCATAGATAGGAAAGCAATCAATGAGCCAGAGGACAAGCCCACAGAAAAGCACTGGATGGTGGTTTGCCAAAAAACAGCCAGCTGA
- a CDS encoding DUF4145 domain-containing protein: MKPFSWKCPFCNQNATITDQSVHEGMTVLSIPNFEGDKELYSYFIVCPNEECKKYSLSVLLFDSSNKFDSTRGRWDRKTGTLRKRWDLIPQSNAKVLPTYVPKAIISDYEEACSIMNLSPKASATLSRRCLQGMIRDFWGIKKGRLVDEIEAIKDKVDSLTWQSIDGVRKIGNIGAHMEKDINLIVDVDPNEAGILLQLIEQLIEDWYVTRHEREKRLNSIISITTEKDNKRKEGKKS, encoded by the coding sequence ATGAAACCATTTAGTTGGAAATGTCCATTTTGTAATCAGAACGCCACAATAACTGATCAAAGTGTACATGAAGGAATGACGGTCTTAAGCATTCCAAATTTTGAAGGCGACAAAGAACTGTATTCCTATTTTATTGTCTGTCCGAACGAAGAATGTAAAAAGTATTCATTGAGTGTTTTACTTTTTGATTCATCGAACAAATTCGATAGTACGCGCGGACGTTGGGACAGAAAAACGGGAACTTTGAGAAAACGTTGGGATTTAATTCCTCAATCAAATGCTAAGGTGCTTCCTACCTATGTGCCAAAGGCCATCATTTCAGATTATGAAGAGGCTTGTTCTATTATGAACCTGAGTCCAAAAGCATCAGCAACTCTTTCAAGAAGATGTCTACAGGGAATGATTCGAGATTTTTGGGGTATCAAGAAAGGAAGACTAGTTGATGAAATCGAGGCAATAAAGGATAAGGTAGACTCTCTAACTTGGCAGTCAATTGATGGCGTTAGAAAAATAGGAAACATAGGTGCTCACATGGAAAAAGACATCAATTTAATTGTTGATGTTGACCCAAACGAGGCTGGAATTCTTTTACAACTAATTGAACAATTGATCGAAGATTGGTATGTAACCCGACATGAACGTGAGAAACGATTGAACTCAATAATTTCGATAACGACTGAAAAAGATAACAAGAGAAAAGAGGGTAAAAAAAGCTGA